Proteins found in one Pongo pygmaeus isolate AG05252 chromosome 8, NHGRI_mPonPyg2-v2.0_pri, whole genome shotgun sequence genomic segment:
- the LOC129045088 gene encoding elongation factor 1-alpha 1-like, translating to MTCKFMKHSIFFSSSQKSVEMHRHEALSEALPGDNADLNIKNVSVKDICCGNVAGDGKNDPPMDAASFTAQVIILSHPGQISAGYAPILDCHTAHVACKFAELKEKIDRCSGKKLEDGPKCLKSGDAAIFDMVPDEPMCVERFSDCPPLGHFAVCDMRQTVAMGVIKAMNKKAAGADKVTKSAQKAQRAK from the coding sequence ATGACATGCAAATTTATGAAGcattctatatttttttcctccagtcAAAAGTCTGTTGAAATGCACAGACATGAAGCTTTGAGTGAAGCTCTTCCTGGGGACAATGCGGACCTCAATATCAAGAATGTGTCTGTCAAAGATATTTGTTGTGGCAATGTTGCTGGTGACGGCAAAAATGATCCACCAATGGATGCAGCCAGTTTCACTGCTCAGGTGATTATTCTGAGCCACCCAGGCCAAATCAGTGCAGGCTATGCCCCTATACTGGATTGTCACACAGCTCACGTTGCATGCAAGTTTGCTGAGCTGAAGGAAAAGATTGATCGTTGTTCTGGTAAGAAGCTGGAAGATGGCCCTAAATGCTTGAAGTCTGGTGATGCTGCCATTTTTGATATGGTTCCTGATGAGCCCATGTGTGTTGAGAGATTTTCAGACTGTCCTCCTCTGGGTCATTTTGCTGTTTGTGATATGAGACAGACAGTTGCTATGGGTGTCATCAAAGCAATGAACAAGAAGGCTGCTGGAGCTGACAAGGTCACCAAGTCTGCCCAGAAAGCTCAGAGGGCCAAATGA